Proteins found in one Oryza glaberrima chromosome 4, OglaRS2, whole genome shotgun sequence genomic segment:
- the LOC127771245 gene encoding galacturonokinase, protein MVAPGGGGGGAASWPSEGELDVVRAKVVEISGRGAGEVRVVACPYRICPLGAHIDHQGGTVTAMTINYGVLLGFVASDDAEISLQSGQFEGVIRFRVDDLQKPIENPENINWESYARGAVYALQNFGYDLKKGIIGYISGVKGLDSSGLSSSAAVGIAYLMALENVNDLVVSPVDNIQLDKSIENKYLGLENGILDPSAILLSRYGYLTFMDCKTATHSYVYFSALSKSQQCQGELPFKILLAFSGLQHNLPKKSGYNTRVFECKEAARALLCASGCEDASSILRNVNPAIYEAQKCILEENLARRAEHYFSEMKRVVKGRDAWARGDLREFGQLISASGRSSILNYECGSKEMIQLYEILLKAPGVLGARFSGAGFRGCCLAVVEIGHAEAAAAFVRAEYEKAQPELVSKIPPGRRVLVCEPGDGARVI, encoded by the exons ATGGTggcgcccggcggcggaggaggaggggcggcgtcgTGGCCGTCGGAGGGGGAG CTTGATGTTGTTCGAGCAAAGGTAGTGGAGATTAGTGGAAGGGGTGCAGGAGAGGTCAGGGTGGTTGCTTGCCCCTACAGGATTTGCCCTCTGGGGGCTCACATCGATCATCAG GGTGGAACTGTCACAGCTATGACCATTAATTATGGTGTACTTCTCGGTTTTGTGGCCTCTGATGATGCCGAG ATTTCACTCCAATCTGGTCAATTCGAAGGTGTGATACGATTCAG AGTTGATGACTTGCAAAAGCCCATTGAAAACCCAGAAAACATAAACTGGGAGAGCTATGCAAGAGGTGCTGTTTATGCCCTGCAAAATTTTGGATATGATCTCAAGAAG GGTATTataggatatatttctggtgTGAAAGGACTTGACAGTTCAGGGCTCAGTTCATCTGCAGCA GTCGGGATTGCCTATTTGATGGCTTTAGAAAATGTGAATGATCTGGTTGTATCACCAGTGGACAACATTCAGTTGGACAA GTCCATCGAAAATAAATATTTGGGTCTTGAAAATGGTATTCTGGATCCATCAGCTATTTTGCTCTCACGGTATGGCTATCTCACCTTCATGGACTGCAAG ACCGCCACACATTCCTACGTCTACTTCTCAGCGTTGAGTAAAAGTCAGCAATGTCAAGGAGAACTACCATTCAAGATTTTGTTAGCCTTTTCAGGGCTGCAACATAACCTACCGAAGAAGAGTGGATATAATACGCGAGTTTTTGAGTGCAAAGAGGCTGCCCGTGCTCTTTTATG TGCTTCAGGCTGTGAAGATGCATCAAGTATTCTTCGTAATG TTAACCCAGCCATATACGAGGCTCAGAAG tgtatattagaagaaaatctCGCTAGGAGAGCTGAGCACTACTTCTCTGAGATGAAGCGAGTTGTCAAGG GAAGAGATGCGTGGGCTCGTGGAGATCTTCGTGAGTTTGGCCAGCTGATCTCTGCATCTGGTCGCAGCTCCATACTGAACTATGAATGCG GGAGCAAGGAGATGATCCAGCTGTACGAGATCCTCCTCAAGGCACCCGGCGTCCTCGGTGCGCGGTTCAGCGGCGCCGGCTTCAGAGGCTGCTGCCTCGCCGTCGTGGAGATCGGccacgcggaggcggcggcggcgttcgtccGGGCCGAGTACGAGAAGGCGCAGCCGGAGCTGGTGAGCAAGATCCCGCCGGGCCGCCGCGTGCTGGTCTGCGAGCCCGGTGACGGCGCCCGCGTCATATAG